DNA from Granulicella cerasi:
ATGCCTGACGCATATCGTTTGCGCTGTAGGCTCCCCATTGACGGCCAATCGCCAGGGAATCAATCGTGGTCTTCAAGTCTGTCTTGAGGCGTTCACTGAGATCGAATCGCAGGTCATAGACACTGCGCGATCTTCCCGTTGTAGGAAGCAGCTTACGCATGAATTCTTGGGTGAACTTGGTGAGGTACGGTGCAAGCGTGTCTTGGATCAACGAGAGTGAAGACTGCTCATGGTTCGCATCACTCATGCGTGTCGTATCGCCAACCCAGTGAGGATCAAGGCGAAATAACGCTGCAATCTGATTGCGGGTGTAACCGCGTGATTGAAGCCACTGAGCGTCTTCCATCGATAGCCCGAGGGCCGTGTACTTGAAGTCCGCCGGTAAAACACCGATACGGCCTTGATTCACTCCGGCAACTTGCTGTTCCCAGAACTCTCTGGTTTGTTGCATCTGTAGGGGTGTGAGCGGCGATGACGGTGTGAGGATGCCACCAGCCTTCGAGCCATTGCCATAAAAGCGAGCACCAGACTTGAGTTGTGCTTGCGCTAAACCAAGTTCTTGACGTGCCAGCGCAATCGGGGAGAGTCCTTTGAGTCCACCTTGAGAGAAGAGCTTGAGGTGGATGACATCCTTTGCCTGAAGCTGGCGTTCTTCACCATTCTTGGTGCCATCGCGAGTGATGTAGATGAGAGTTCCATCGTTCAGGCGTGCAGGTTCGGTGTGGTGCGGATCAAGAGGCCAGATAGCCACGACTGATCCTTTCGTTCCGCGCTCAATCTCGGCGTATGCGTTGCCGGTGAGAGCCAAGCATCCTGACAGCGACTCAAAGAAGGTCGCTGCACTCATGTCAGGATTGGGTTCAGTGCCGAGGAGATAAGAGAGGGTGTGAGTCGTGGCTTCAGTGCGTGCTTTGCCATCGGTCTGATACACACGGAAAGGAATGGTCGCGATAGATTCAGCGATGATGCGAACGCAGGCATAGACCGTTGAGATCTCTAGCGCGTTATGTTCACTGACTACTTCACCGGCAGCCGTTGGCTGACCATCGAAGGCCATTCGGAAGGCTGTAAGGCCGTTCAATGGCACAACTGGAGACTCCAGCGAAGTTCGCGTGTCGAGGTCAAGACGTGTGAGATCAACGTCTGCAGAGACGAACGTTCGTAGTGCTTTGAAGAGTTGCATGGGAGGGGATACCTAGAGCCAGAAGGGTGTGAAGGACCACTCGGCGTTGTCTTGTGTGCCTAATCGAGCGCGAGCCATAGCGATGAAGAGAGCTACAGCACAGTCGATCTTCGATTCAGGTCGTGCTTTATCGGGCATCGTGTAGTTGCCAACGGATGTCTCGCGTGTGAGCACGTTCGAGATGCACCAGGTCAGAACGGGATTGCCGTCATGATGGAATCGGCCATCAGCAACAGCCGCTTCAAGCTCTTTCATGGCCGGTGACAATACCGAGGGCGATGGTGGAACTTCAACGCGGGGGATGCCGGATAGCTCTGATACACGCTGCGCCCAGTGATCGGCATAGCGAGCGTCATAGGCGAGCTCTTTCACCTGATTGCTGGCGATATCAGCTAGGACATCAGCCTCTAACGTGGCGTAATCGATGCTGCTTCCAGGCGTGGCAGAGAGATAATCCTGCTTCGACCAGCCGAGATAATGCTGGTTCTCTGGAAGATTCACTCGCTCTTCAGGCAGATAAGAACGTGTGATGGCGTAGTAGTGCGGTCTATCACCTTGGCTATCGTCGCGGTATACGCGAACGACTGCTGATAGGTCGAGCTTGGAGGCGAGATCAGAGCCAATCCAGCATGGGAGCTGCTTCACTGATTCTTCTGTGAGAATGGCATCGTAGCATTTGTTCCATGCCGCAATGTTCATCCATGCGGAGGAGGCTGTTGACCAGATGTTGAGGTGCTTGGCTTTGAAGATGTTCTGTTTTGCAGAGTTGCGAACAGCCTCTTGCTGGTCCAGTAGGATAGCCTCGCGATCATTTGAGACGCCGAGCAAAGGATTTGCCATTTCAACGGCCAGTGGTGAGGTCCAATCCACATCGGGATCAGCGCCATGAAGGGCAGCGAAGAGGCGATCATCTTCGATGACGCCATCCAGCATCTGTTCGGCTTTTCTCTGAAGGGCAAGGCAGGGGTTCTCGGTGCTTGAGACGCCAGCGGTCGATATGACCAAGATTAGAGAGCCAGGACGCTTGTTCGCGCCGGTCTTGAAGGTGTCATAGAGCGTAGCGTCTTGAGCTTCGTGCAGTTCATCGAGGATGCCGCACCAAACCGATGCACCATCGCCAGGTTTACGAACAACTGGCTGGAATCTGGATCGTGTTGAGAGTTGGAAGATGCTCTTAGCCGCACATTGAATGCCAATAGATGCTAATCGAGACTCTTGTTCGACCATCGCTTTCGCTGGTCGGAATACCTCGCTGGCTTGCTTCTCACTGTTGGCACCGCAATAGACCTCGGCACCCTTCTCGCCAGAAAAGAACGCCATATAGAGGCCAATGATGGCCGCGAGTGGTGACTTTCCATTACCACGCGGAAGCATGATGATCGCTTCGCGGTACTTGCGTAGGCTGGTCGAATCTATCCAGCCGAAGATGCTGGCGAGGATGAAGATCTGGGCCGCTTCGAGCTTGATGCGCTGACCTTGCTTCGAGCCCTTCTCATGTCTGCATAGCTCCGCGAACTGGCAGACCTTGTTGGCTGCGTCTGAACAAAAGGTCCAACGGAAATCAGGCCGGATAAGGTCATTCAGATGTCTTTGGGCTGCGAGACGAATCCATTTGGAATAGAGAACCTTGCCATCAACGACATCGCGAGCGTATTGCGTGGCTCTAGCGGCATAGTCGTTAGTGGATGAGGTTGCTCCATTCGTCATGTACGGGTGTCTCTTGCTTATTGCTCGATACGCGCGAACGGTCAGCAGGCGTCATGCCGAGTTGAGCTAGGCATTGGCGCAGTGTGGTGAGGTTGGAGTCGGAGGCTGTGTCTTCACGCAGGCGATTCATCATGCGAACAGTAAGCTCAAGCAAGAATCGGTCGGCGTTGGCGAGTACATCAGGAAGGGAAATGCTTACAAGTTCAGCCCAGATAGCCTTCTGAGCGTCATTCAGATGCTCAGGTGCATCACCTATCGGTGCTGCTGGCGTTGGCTCATCCGCGCGCGGAGCGTAACGCTTGGCGTCGTGAGTGAGCGCACCTGTGAGTTCAAGGCGTGATGTGGGTGTACGGGGTCTAGGCATGGTGATGTTTGAATTGCGGAAATGAAAATGAGGCCGGGACTGGGTAGCGGGAGGCTTCGAGTGCTACGAATCAAAGGCCCCTATCCCCCATCAGGTTGTCGAGGTAGACTCGCTCCATACCCTGAGTTGTGAGGAACGTTGAGCTGTGATTCCCATACTTCTATTGCTATCCGTTACTATTGTGATCTTTGTTGTTTATATGAGGAAGATATCTGCTGAGGAAGCAGATAAGAGACCTCTTGATGACGCGCGGCAAGATCCTCCGGCGCAGATCGTCAGCGATCCTCCGGCGCGTGAGGCGGTCGCAGTTGCATCACCACCTAAGCCAAAACCGGATCCTGTTCAGGTCGATATGCGTCGGCTGTTGCCTCAGCAGTTCGTGGTGCTGGACTTGGAGACTACCGGGCTACACGCTTCTACATGCGAGATCATCGAGATCGGTGCTGTGAAGGTGACGCTAGATGAGTCGGAGCATCCGAGCTTTCAAATCTTGGTCAAGCCGCGCAAGAAGGTATCGGCAAAGATTGTGTCGATCACAGGGATCACGCAGCAGATGCTTGACGAGCAGGGCGTTGAGATAGAGGATGCGATGTCTCAGTTCATTGAGTTCATCGGTGATCTTCCACTTGTCACATACAATGCTGCATTCGACATGCCGTTTCTTTGGGCTGCGGCGTCGAAGTCTGGCGTGGTTGTTGAGAATCGATACACGTGCGCTCTAAAGAGAGCGCGCAGAGCATTCCCTTGGATGGAGAATCATAAGCTCGTGACGGTTGCTGCCCATCTGAATGCACCTGATAACGATCATCATCGCGCGTTGGCTGACAGCATTCGCGCTACACACGTCTTCTGGCACGCAACCAAGCAACTGAACATGAAGGTGCAATGGAAGAAATACGGTGCTATCTGATGTCGCTGGAGATTTCTTTGTAGATCGCTTCTGCTTGAGGCAGGAACGTGCCTTTCACATACATGAAGAACTGTTCAGCAGCAGCCAGTGTTGTTGCATCAGCAGCAAGGCTGATGCCTTTGTCTTCTGCGGCGGTTGATCCTGCTGTCAGAACAGCAATCGCTTGTGTGATGAGGCCTGATAGCAGTGTCTTTACCTCTGGCTCATCTTTTATGGCGTGGTCCAGAAGTGATACAACGTGGGGAAGGAATGCGACTGCTTGCTCGGCAACATGAGCGATGTCCATTCCTATGGTTTCAATGGTCTGCAGTGGATTCATGATCTTCTCTTCGGCTGCGTTGATTCGCGCCTTGGCGGTGTTGAAGTAAGCTGCATCTCGCTCGATGCCTATGAAGCATCTGACAGTGTTCATCGCCGCAACGCCAGTCGTTCCGCTGCCCATCGTGCAATCAAGAACAGTGTCGTTTTCATGGGTGTATGTGCGGATGAGGTAATCGCATAGCGCGACAGGCTTCTGTGTCGGGTGATGGCCGCGTTCTGTGGGGAGCTTCAATACCGACTTCGGGTATCCAGTCCATTCTTGCAGATAAGTCGAACGTTTCTTTGCGCTTGCGATGTGCTGAAGACGGCGTGATCCCTCTTTGTTGCTCATCCGCTTAGGCTTCGCTAGCTTGATCAAGCCTTGAGGGTTGTATGTCGGCTGTCTCTGAGCGAACACAACGACGTCTTCATGCTGCTTCAAAGGCTGCTTCTTCGCTAATTGGAAGTTGGAGTGCCGATCTTTCTCCCATACCCAGCAGTAGCGAAACGCCTTGAGGTTCGATGCGATGAGAGCAGTAGTGAACGGCTGGGATGCCGTAAGGACGATAGCGGCATTCGGCTTACAGATGCGCCTCCATTCGACCCACAGCTTCTCTAGCGGAATGATGGAGTCCCACGTACATCCTGTAGTGCCATACGGCAGATCCGTGAGAACCATATCGACACTGTTATCTGGCAACGACTTCATCTGTTCCAGGCAGTCGCCCAGCATCAGTTGTGTCGTTGCGTTGCTCATACAGGTGCCTTTTGCTCATGGGCCGTCTTTGCTCTGTGGCAAGAGCGGCATAGGGATTGCAGGTTGGTTAGATCGAGGCGTTTGGTGATGTCTACGCTGATGGGGATGATGTGATCTACATCCTGTGCAGGAGTAATCTTGTTCAGCGCGAGGCAATGAACACAGAGAAATTTATCTCGCCGAAGAGCTTCAATACGAATCGTCTTCCAATCAGCGTCGTAACCACGTGAAGCTGGCGTTCCACGCCATCTTTCTCTCGCCTGAGCTACGGGTTTGGCATGAGCTTCGCAGTAGCCAGATGCAACGAGAGCAGAGCAGTTGGGATACCTACAGGGTTTATTCGGTCTGCTTGCCATCGGGAGCCATGAGCGCAGTGAACGCAAGTGCTACTTGTTGAGGAACGACACCGTTGCCAATCATTGCGATTCGCTTCGGGCGATTGATGCACTGATCCTTATGGATCGTGCGAGGTGCCTCGTAATCGTGTTGTTCATCACCCTGGCCTTTAGGGAAGCCGGGAAATGTGCGGGCACAGGCAGACGTGCTCGACCAGCCGATCGGCCAACCCATCAGCAACTCACACCACGCAGGATTGAGACGATTCGAGGGACTTCCATTGCTCAGTTCTTGCACCTGGCTGACGATGTTGGTGAACTTGCCCGTTGTGAGGCAAAACTTCGAGTCAGTTTTGATCGGCGTGGACCAGTTCCTCACTTCGCGGGTGACGGTGTTGTATGCCGTTGTGACCCTCGTGCTTTCACATGAGTCATGCTTCTGAGGCGTGGTCCAGTTCTTGCCGTAGACGACTTGCTCACGCAGCGTTGGGCAGGATGTTCTACCCGGCCGATTCTTCTGCTGATATGCAGTCAATGCTTCCTGTGATCTTGGATCCAGCTTGTCCATCACATTCGGAGTCAGCCACGGTTCTCCATGCGAGGCAGAACCAGCGTTCTCTTTTGTGGGGTGCACCTGCTTCTGAGGCAGTGTGACAGTGCCAGACAGCATCAAACCCTGCTTCGTCCATGAGCCGCATAACGTCTGTGACTGGTGCTGTTCCGTCTTTTTTACCGGAGAGCAAACCTGGAACGTTTTCGAGGAAGAGGAGAGATGCGCCTGCTTCGTTGGCGATACGAATGACATCTGCGAATAGGTAGCGTTCATCTTCGAGGCCAGCTCGTTTCCCTGCAACGGAGAATGGTTGGCAAGGGAAGCCTGCAATGACAACGTCAATGTGTCCTTCAAGTTGGGTGGCGTTGAGCGTTGTGACATCGGACCAGATAGGTGCTCGGTAGAGGAGGTCGTCTTGCATCCTCGCCTGGAGGACTTCTTGCGCATACTTTTCACGCTCACAGTAGAGGATGGTTCGGAGTTCATAATCTTGTGTCTTTAGGGCCGCAGCGCAGCCACGGTCAAGCATCCCTGATCCTGAAAACAGGGAGATGGCATTCAGTATTTTCATGTGGTCGGCGGCTTAAACAGCGAAGGGCAGACGTGATGTCTGCCCTGAGTCGCCATGAGGAGAGATTGCACCCGTTCTATGTCGCTATGGATCAGTGCGGCATGTGGTTGGTGCTGACCACGTAATCATTCGAGGAAGAGCCTCTACCTATATATGGATTGGCAGAGGTAAAACGTGACAGCTATTTGAGATTCTTTCGGTATCGGCGGAATCTCTGACGCAGTGTATCGGCTTCTAAGCCCTGCATCTCAGCGGCTTCTTTGATCGTGTAGCCAGAAGCTAGTAGTGATGCTGATTGGCGTATTGGAACAGGCAGGATAGATGTGTCGAATGCAACTGGATCGTCTTCAATCGCGCATTCTGTGAAGTCATCTGCAAGCTGAATCAACATCTGAGCCTTCATCTGGTTCAATCGAATCCGACGAATGATGCTCGAGAGCCAATGCGAGAACGATCCAGCCGACTGTGGAATAAAGCCAGGTAGTAAGCTCCAGATGGTTATGCTCACGTCCTGAGCGAAATCTTCTCGGTGCTCATACACCGTTCCGCGTGCAGCTTTGTAGGCCATGCGCCGAACGGCAGAGATCAACACCGCGAGAGCCTCTTCGGTTGGCCGGATGGACCACGCCAGGTATAGGGAATCAACGTTACCCATGAAACGTCACCCCGGCGGTACGTCTTACAAGATCGTGATATCGTTCTCGATCCATCTGAATGATGCGTGTGCCTCGGCTTGATTTGAATCTCCAAGCATCAATGATCGCTCTGGCTTCATCGTTGCCATAGACGTAGGCGTTCATTGTGGCGATGCTTGGCTTCAGCGATGGAGCGGGTTTCCAAAGATGCTTGAATGGCACAAGCTCTTGCGCTTCGTTGTGGTCGTTGAACTTGCTCTTGGACTGTCCTTTCTTCTTGCTCATGATTGTTCCTGTAGGGTTTAGCCGGATAGGGAATGACTCCTTAATCCGGCTTGAATGGATTCGTTATGCGGTGAGTGCGTTGGTGTGGATGATCGTGACGACGCTATTGGGTCTGCGTGGCTTGAGAGGTTTAGGACACCTCTTCCTCTTGTCTGCATCCGTAGTCTCGATGAGCTTCCGATTGCGACGCATGAAGGATAGTTGCGATTCCGTCACGACACGGCCTGTTGATAGAGGAGATTTGCTAATCTTGTAGGCTGAATGCCCAGCATCAAACATGGCGAAGATCTCAGCATGTTCTTCAGGGCTTACGCCCTTACCTCTGCTACCGGCGCGCCAGCCTAGTGGAGAGTCCATGCGGTCCTGCATATTCATCGCCGCTGATCCACAACGGAGATGGTCGGGATTCAGGCATGAGCGGTTACCGCAGCTGTGAAGAACATATGCGCCTTCAGGAATCTCACCTCTAAAGAGGCGATAGGAGAGGCGATGTACGGTGATTGGCTTGCTCTCGAATGAGGCCATGCCATAGCCATTTGTGAGCTTTGACTTGTTCCATAGCCAGCAGCCATCTTCGGTGCGGGTGATGGAGCGGAAGAGCTGTTCGATCTTGCGTGTGATCTTGCGGTATGCGGGGTATTTCATATAATGTTGCCCTCCGAGGCGATAAATGACGAATGGCCTTCAAGGAGGTTCAACATTCGTATAGGCATATCTCTTGCCTACACACGTACTTAGTATGCTTTTCTCAGCCCAGATCGTCAGGCAATCTTGAAAATAATTGATCTATTTTGAGAGGCGGGATAGGAATGATGAATGATCCTTTATCAGGCTCATGTAAGCGCCATGCGGATCGAAGCAAGTGTTCACATCAGGCATTGATGAAGGGAATCATATCCGGCGGGATAAAACCGCTGAATAGTAGGGATGAGTTAGTAGATAGAGACAATGAATCACTCAAACCATCTCCGGTAAGCAATGGTGAGTAGACACACTTCTAGCTATCCATAAGCTGAAGAGTGTCTACCGATGATCTCCGTATAAGCAACGTATGAGCAGCGCAAACCTCACTCCCTGAATCCGAGTCTGACGATTAGGCCCGTTATATGCTTGGGCTGGAACGGATATAGCACCTCGGATAGGTATGGGAAACTCTGCATCGGTTTGCATATCGACCACGTTCGTAGCCCTCTGTAGCGATGCCAACTTCAGCTTGTCTGTGCTGTTGTTGTTTGAATCAGGTTCCGAACTGGCGGCTAGCAAGCACCTTAATCAGTTCGTTTAACCCGCAACCTCTATCCATGCTCCGGTCGCTTCGCTAGATGCTTTATTCGCCCTTCTAGCTACCTTCCGGTGACCTTAGAACCCACAAAGGATTCTGCATACAGGTCCAATCAAGTAACGCCGGTGTTTTGGCCTTACACATATATAAGTATACCTTTTCTTCGCCTATTCGTCAATGTTTCTTCGCCTTTTGCATATTTATTTTCGATATCGAGTAGGAATGACTGACTAGGCTGCAGTGCAAATGGAAATAGGCAATCTCCGTTATGGAGACTGCCTATCTGGTTACTAGGTGCCACTGGCTTAAGTCGGATTGTTGAATCTTCCTCCGGCTTTGTAAAAACTAGCCTCAGACGGGTTCGATTCCAGACACTCGATTGCGTCGCCTCCGGCAGATTGGATCATCTCGCGAATCGTCGTTTGGATCGCCGCTAACGATTCGACAGGGCCACTAATCCTGTACCGCGCATAAATGCCTTGATCGACAGCCGGATAATCAATGACCTTCTCTGATCTACATGCAACATCCGCATCGCAAAGTACACCGCCGATGAGTTCGTCCAAATTCGGTTGGTCAATGAAACCTCCCAAGCCCCGTTCAGTGATAGCCAGGGCAAAGCGGCCCTCGGTCATGGAAAACTCGGTGAACTCAACTGCCTCGTGAAAGAGTAGTTGGGCAAGCGTCACAAGCTGAGATTCGTATTGAGTGTTTGTTTGCATTATGCTGCCACCTCTTCCTTCCAGATGATGATCTGCGAGGCGTCGTTAGGATTGATTCGCACCTTGTATCCCGCTAGTTTGTTGTTCTTGAGCAGCGCGTGAATGCGGACCTGTTCCTTCTTAGCATCACGGCCCTCTTTGATTGGGAAGAAGCAAAGGTTTCCTCCGTCAAGAGAGCGGACATCCTGCAGGAGGGCATCAGTTTCAGGTGCCTTTTTGCCTGCACCTTTGCTTGCGGCTGCGATCAGTGCTGCACGGTCCATTGCGTTCATTGCTTTTACGTTCGACATGATGTAATCCTTTCGCGCTCATTGGCGCGGTTGTTTTACGTGAATGCGTAGCCGGCTTGCACGGCCAGGACATTTGAAGTCGTTGGCCGTGCTATCGCGTAGCAGGACGAATCGGTTGTGTGTGATCTTGGCTGGCGTATCGATCTAGGTCAGCGACCTGAATGAAAACCTTGCCACCCTGTCGCGTAGCCTTTAGACGACGAGTAGAGATGAGGTAGTCCACTGAACGGACTGACAGGCATAGGTATTCTGCCGCCTTATTGCGGTCAAAGCGAACTGGATTGATAGCGGAATGCTTCAGGGAAGCGGTGGGCATGATGAACCTCTACGAAAACCAGACAACTAAGTTTTCGGAGTTTCGTGCCTGCGTAGCACCACTCTGCGGTTCAGTCCCGCACCATCCGGCAAAGGATGGCTTTCAGCCTATTGTTGGCACCCCACCTTGGTCTTTAGTGGTGATCTGGTCATCGCGATGTTCTGCGGAAGACCCATGAGGGATGTGCCCCAACAACAAACTCATTTTGGCACAACGTTCGTAGCGGTGCAACTCAGCGATCCAGAGCCGCCTTCATCACATCGGCAACGTGAGACGGCGACAGGTGGGTGTAGCGAGCAGACATCGCGAGTGTGGAGTGGCCCAGAACCTCTTGAATGACCTTCTGGTTTGCTCCCCCAGCGGCTAGGCGTGAACCAGCCGTGTGGCGGCTGAGGTCATGCCAACGAAGGGATTTGATGCCAGCTTCGTCCTTGGCCTTCTTGAACCACTCACGGTTCTCTCGAATCGTAAAAACCCTGCCATCCAACTTCATGCGCTCAGAGCCATAGCCTACGCCGCGAAGGGAAGCAAGCTCCTGCTGAATTGCCTTCTGATCCAGCAATGCTTTGTAAACGCTATCGGTCATTGGAATGACGTGCGGACGACCGCTCTTCGTATCAGGTAGCACGATAAGGCGTAGCGTTAAATTGATGTCCTCAACCCAGCGGAGCGCATACTGGTTGCCCTTACGCATTCCCGACTGTGAGGCCACAGTGATCTCGTTGAGGTGTTCACGGAACATTAGGCGGGTCGCACGGTGCTCTTCAGGCGTTTCGTCAATCCATTTCTGAATGACGTTCCTCAGTTGCTTCTCTTCGTCATCCTGCATCCATCGTGGAATCCCGAGTTCTTCGGTGAAGCGTTTCACTCCACTTGTCGGGTTGATCTTCAGCTTCTTGCGCTCGATGGCATACTCATAGACGCTACTCAAAGTCGTCTTGTAGCGGTTCATTGTTCCATCCGAGAGATTCAAGGATTCTAAGAAGTCCTTCACCTCGTGAGGCTCGATTGAGTCTGCGTAACGATCCGCAAACGCCTTACGAATCGCCTTGAAGCGTGATTCCATATTGCCGATGCGAGCCTGCGGATCAGAGACGTATCCCGTCTTCTTGATGTTCTGGAGCTTCTCGCGCTCGGCGGTCTCTTTCTGCTTGAGCATGTACTCGTCGATGAGGTCGACGAGGAGCAAGTTGGAGACATATCCACGTTTCTCTTGCTCTGAGCTGGTGAGCAGTGGGAGCTTGGCTGTCGTCGGAAGCCGCTCACCTGTGACGCGCATGAGGCGTACCTTCTCGATGTGCTCGATTGCGGTCGCTTGGGTCTTGAAGGTCTTTCGTACATCCTTGCCCGAGAACCAATAGCGGGCGGTCCAGGTGCTGCCGCTCTTGCCTTTCTGCTCGTAAATTCCGGCAATGTCGCCTTCGATGATCTTCGGTTTCCGTCCGCGTGGCATGAGTTGGCCCCTCGGACAGTGTGGCATAAAAATCTGCCAGATTTCTGCCAGATAGGTACCGTTAATTCGTGCATTTCGGTGCAGCGGAGTTCGTTAGCGAATCGCTGTAAGTGTTGCAGTGTAATGGATTAGCGGGACGATGTGCGGTGCGGTGCAAATTCGTGCAAACGACCATTTACACCCTCTCAAGGCGAAGAGTCCGGGTTCGAGCCCCGGTAACGCTACCAAAAACCTCCCCTTCAATTTTTAGTTCCAGTAAGCAGCTAGGAGACTCATTCTTCAGCTTACGCTCTGCTATGACCCTGTCGACTTAGGAATTTCGTGCGTCACGATGCGAGTGTGCCGGAGGTCTCGCAAAAGTACGCCGCCGACCGTGTGATGGTCGGCGGCGTACTTTTTACTGCTTGAAAAGCTGCAGGTGGATCACTTCGCGGTGACGGTGAGCTGAAGCGGCACTTTGGTGGAGCCGCCAG
Protein-coding regions in this window:
- a CDS encoding HNH endonuclease signature motif containing protein, encoding MKYPAYRKITRKIEQLFRSITRTEDGCWLWNKSKLTNGYGMASFESKPITVHRLSYRLFRGEIPEGAYVLHSCGNRSCLNPDHLRCGSAAMNMQDRMDSPLGWRAGSRGKGVSPEEHAEIFAMFDAGHSAYKISKSPLSTGRVVTESQLSFMRRNRKLIETTDADKRKRCPKPLKPRRPNSVVTIIHTNALTA
- a CDS encoding HNH endonuclease — translated: MASRPNKPCRYPNCSALVASGYCEAHAKPVAQARERWRGTPASRGYDADWKTIRIEALRRDKFLCVHCLALNKITPAQDVDHIIPISVDITKRLDLTNLQSLCRSCHRAKTAHEQKAPV
- a CDS encoding phage portal protein, whose amino-acid sequence is MQLFKALRTFVSADVDLTRLDLDTRTSLESPVVPLNGLTAFRMAFDGQPTAAGEVVSEHNALEISTVYACVRIIAESIATIPFRVYQTDGKARTEATTHTLSYLLGTEPNPDMSAATFFESLSGCLALTGNAYAEIERGTKGSVVAIWPLDPHHTEPARLNDGTLIYITRDGTKNGEERQLQAKDVIHLKLFSQGGLKGLSPIALARQELGLAQAQLKSGARFYGNGSKAGGILTPSSPLTPLQMQQTREFWEQQVAGVNQGRIGVLPADFKYTALGLSMEDAQWLQSRGYTRNQIAALFRLDPHWVGDTTRMSDANHEQSSLSLIQDTLAPYLTKFTQEFMRKLLPTTGRSRSVYDLRFDLSERLKTDLKTTIDSLAIGRQWGAYSANDMRQALGLNPIGSEGDIYLDPVNMMDARKFAEWSPIKPTPPAEPENK
- a CDS encoding tyrosine-type recombinase/integrase: MPRGRKPKIIEGDIAGIYEQKGKSGSTWTARYWFSGKDVRKTFKTQATAIEHIEKVRLMRVTGERLPTTAKLPLLTSSEQEKRGYVSNLLLVDLIDEYMLKQKETAEREKLQNIKKTGYVSDPQARIGNMESRFKAIRKAFADRYADSIEPHEVKDFLESLNLSDGTMNRYKTTLSSVYEYAIERKKLKINPTSGVKRFTEELGIPRWMQDDEEKQLRNVIQKWIDETPEEHRATRLMFREHLNEITVASQSGMRKGNQYALRWVEDINLTLRLIVLPDTKSGRPHVIPMTDSVYKALLDQKAIQQELASLRGVGYGSERMKLDGRVFTIRENREWFKKAKDEAGIKSLRWHDLSRHTAGSRLAAGGANQKVIQEVLGHSTLAMSARYTHLSPSHVADVMKAALDR
- a CDS encoding sigma-70 family RNA polymerase sigma factor, whose amino-acid sequence is MGNVDSLYLAWSIRPTEEALAVLISAVRRMAYKAARGTVYEHREDFAQDVSITIWSLLPGFIPQSAGSFSHWLSSIIRRIRLNQMKAQMLIQLADDFTECAIEDDPVAFDTSILPVPIRQSASLLASGYTIKEAAEMQGLEADTLRQRFRRYRKNLK
- a CDS encoding DNA-methyltransferase; translated protein: MSNATTQLMLGDCLEQMKSLPDNSVDMVLTDLPYGTTGCTWDSIIPLEKLWVEWRRICKPNAAIVLTASQPFTTALIASNLKAFRYCWVWEKDRHSNFQLAKKQPLKQHEDVVVFAQRQPTYNPQGLIKLAKPKRMSNKEGSRRLQHIASAKKRSTYLQEWTGYPKSVLKLPTERGHHPTQKPVALCDYLIRTYTHENDTVLDCTMGSGTTGVAAMNTVRCFIGIERDAAYFNTAKARINAAEEKIMNPLQTIETIGMDIAHVAEQAVAFLPHVVSLLDHAIKDEPEVKTLLSGLITQAIAVLTAGSTAAEDKGISLAADATTLAAAEQFFMYVKGTFLPQAEAIYKEISSDIR
- a CDS encoding terminase large subunit, which translates into the protein MTNGATSSTNDYAARATQYARDVVDGKVLYSKWIRLAAQRHLNDLIRPDFRWTFCSDAANKVCQFAELCRHEKGSKQGQRIKLEAAQIFILASIFGWIDSTSLRKYREAIIMLPRGNGKSPLAAIIGLYMAFFSGEKGAEVYCGANSEKQASEVFRPAKAMVEQESRLASIGIQCAAKSIFQLSTRSRFQPVVRKPGDGASVWCGILDELHEAQDATLYDTFKTGANKRPGSLILVISTAGVSSTENPCLALQRKAEQMLDGVIEDDRLFAALHGADPDVDWTSPLAVEMANPLLGVSNDREAILLDQQEAVRNSAKQNIFKAKHLNIWSTASSAWMNIAAWNKCYDAILTEESVKQLPCWIGSDLASKLDLSAVVRVYRDDSQGDRPHYYAITRSYLPEERVNLPENQHYLGWSKQDYLSATPGSSIDYATLEADVLADIASNQVKELAYDARYADHWAQRVSELSGIPRVEVPPSPSVLSPAMKELEAAVADGRFHHDGNPVLTWCISNVLTRETSVGNYTMPDKARPESKIDCAVALFIAMARARLGTQDNAEWSFTPFWL
- a CDS encoding 3'-5' exonuclease yields the protein MIPILLLLSVTIVIFVVYMRKISAEEADKRPLDDARQDPPAQIVSDPPAREAVAVASPPKPKPDPVQVDMRRLLPQQFVVLDLETTGLHASTCEIIEIGAVKVTLDESEHPSFQILVKPRKKVSAKIVSITGITQQMLDEQGVEIEDAMSQFIEFIGDLPLVTYNAAFDMPFLWAAASKSGVVVENRYTCALKRARRAFPWMENHKLVTVAAHLNAPDNDHHRALADSIRATHVFWHATKQLNMKVQWKKYGAI
- a CDS encoding helix-turn-helix domain-containing protein, with product MPTASLKHSAINPVRFDRNKAAEYLCLSVRSVDYLISTRRLKATRQGGKVFIQVADLDRYASQDHTQPIRPATR
- a CDS encoding DNA cytosine methyltransferase; protein product: MKILNAISLFSGSGMLDRGCAAALKTQDYELRTILYCEREKYAQEVLQARMQDDLLYRAPIWSDVTTLNATQLEGHIDVVIAGFPCQPFSVAGKRAGLEDERYLFADVIRIANEAGASLLFLENVPGLLSGKKDGTAPVTDVMRLMDEAGFDAVWHCHTASEAGAPHKRERWFCLAWRTVADSECDGQAGSKITGSIDCISAEESAG